One window of the Canis aureus isolate CA01 chromosome 1, VMU_Caureus_v.1.0, whole genome shotgun sequence genome contains the following:
- the ZNF599 gene encoding zinc finger protein 599 isoform X3, with the protein MWDSIPGPQDHDLSQVSPALVSFKDVAVTFTGEEWRHLDLAQRTLYREVMLETCGLLVSLGHPVPKPELIYLLEHGQELWSVNRGLSKSTHTDQVMVGETPARGMQPTHNLICYIPLLCHILFFRSISRACSILPEGIITGCKHHEERVTAQGDLQEHEQGLGKDPVIDARNNLYKCRECGKRFSKNWALVRHQQIHAGVKPYKCSECGKACRYMADFIRHMRLHTGEKPYKCIECEKAFKRRSHLTEHQRIHTGDKPYECKECGKTFTHRSSFNQHNMTHTREKPFLCKECGKAFYYSSSFAQHMRIHTGKKLYECSECGKAFTHRSTFIQHNMTHTGEKPFLCKECGKAFCLSSSFTQHMRIHTGEKPYECNDCGKAFTHRSTFIRHKRTHTGEKPFECKECGKAFCDSSSLIQHLRIHTGERPYKCSECGKAFTHHSVFIRHNRTHSGEKPLECKQCAKAFYYSSSFTRHMRIHTGEKPYVCRECGKAFTQPANFVRHNRIHTGEKPYECKDCKKAFCDNFALTQHMRTHTGEKPFECGECGKTFSHSSSFTHHRKIHTRV; encoded by the exons atgtgggattcgatcccaggacctcaggaccacgacctgagccaggtgtcccca GCATTGGTATCATTTAAAGATGTGGCTGTGACCTTCACTGGGGAGGAATGGAGACATCTGGACCTGGCCCAGAGGACCTTATACCGGGAGGTGATGCTGGAGACTTGTGGGCTCCTGGTCTCACTGG GGCATCCTGTTCCCAAACCAGAGCTGATCTACCTACTGGAGCATGGGCAAGAACTGTGGTCAGTGAACAGAGGCCTCTCCAAAAGCACCCATAcag ATCAAGTGATGGTGGGAGAGACTCCAGCGAGAGGGATGCAACCAACACACAACCTCATCTGTTACATTCCACTGCTTTGCCATATCCTATTCTTTAGAAGCATATCAAGAGCCTGCAGCATTCTGCCAGAGGGCATCATAACAGGGTGTAAGCACCATGAG GAGCGAGTCACTGCACAAGGTGATCTACAAGAACATGAACAAGGACTAGGAAAAGACCCTGTGATAGATGCAAGGAATAACTTGTATAAATGCAGAGAATGTGGGAAAAGATTTAGCAAGAATTGGGCCCTCGTTCGTCATCAACAGATTCATGCTGGAGTCAAGCCTTAtaaatgcagtgaatgtgggaaagcctgtCGTTATATGGCAGACTTCATTCGACATATGAGGTTGCATACTGGGGAAAAACCATACAAGTGTATTGAGTGTGAGAAGGCCTTCAAACGCAGGTCTCACCTCACAGAGCACCAGCGCATTCACACTGGAGATAAGCCCTATGAGTGCAAAGAATGTGGTAAAACTTTTACCCACCGCTCCTCTTTTAACCAGCATAATATGACTCACACTAGGGAAAAGCCTTTTTTGTGCaaagaatgtgggaaagcttTTTACTACAGCTCTTCCTTTGCTCAACACATGAGGATTCACACGGGAAAGAAACTCTatgagtgcagtgaatgtgggaaggcctttacTCACCGCTCCACTTTTATCCAGCATAATATGacccacacaggagagaaaccctttTTGTGCAAAGAATGTGGAAAAGCTTTTTGCCTCAGCTCATCCTTCACTCAACACATGAggattcacactggagagaaaccctatgagtgCAATGACTGTGGAAAGGCCTTCACTCATCGCTCTACTTTTATCCGGCACAAGAGGactcatactggagagaaaccctttgAGTgcaaggaatgtgggaaagccttttgTGACAGCTCTTCCTTAATTCAGCACCTGAGAATTCACACTGGTGAGAGGCCCTATaagtgcagtgaatgtggaaaagcctttacACACCACTCTGTTTTTATCCGACATAATAGGACCCACAGTGGAGAAAAACCTTTGGAGTGTAAACAATGTGCAAAAGCCTTCTACTACAGCTCTTCCTTTACTCGACACATGAGGATTCACACTGGCGAGAAGCCCTATGTATGCAGAGAATGTGGAAAGGCCTTTACCCAGCCTGCAAATTTTGTTCGTCATAATAGGAtccacactggagaaaaaccatatgaatGCAAAGACTGTAAGAAGGCTTTTTGTGACAACTTTGCCTTAACTCAACACATGAGAACTCACACTGGGGAGAAACCCTTTGAATGTGGTGAATGTGGAAAAACCTTTAGCCACAGTTCATCCTTCACTCACCATCGAAAAATTCACACCAGAGTTTAA
- the ZNF599 gene encoding zinc finger protein 599 isoform X2 — MAAPALVSFKDVAVTFTGEEWRHLDLAQRTLYREVMLETCGLLVSLGHPVPKPELIYLLEHGQELWSVNRGLSKSTHTGEKAKPETTELTASQLAFTEEAPFEEQVTQGVARDSRLGQARDQEKLSEMQEGSLRTGTDPHKETCTRKLARKHDDLETDDRLCLTVLQERVTAQGDLQEHEQGLGKDPVIDARNNLYKCRECGKRFSKNWALVRHQQIHAGVKPYKCSECGKACRYMADFIRHMRLHTGEKPYKCIECEKAFKRRSHLTEHQRIHTGDKPYECKECGKTFTHRSSFNQHNMTHTREKPFLCKECGKAFYYSSSFAQHMRIHTGKKLYECSECGKAFTHRSTFIQHNMTHTGEKPFLCKECGKAFCLSSSFTQHMRIHTGEKPYECNDCGKAFTHRSTFIRHKRTHTGEKPFECKECGKAFCDSSSLIQHLRIHTGERPYKCSECGKAFTHHSVFIRHNRTHSGEKPLECKQCAKAFYYSSSFTRHMRIHTGEKPYVCRECGKAFTQPANFVRHNRIHTGEKPYECKDCKKAFCDNFALTQHMRTHTGEKPFECGECGKTFSHSSSFTHHRKIHTRV, encoded by the exons ATGGCGGCGCCG GCATTGGTATCATTTAAAGATGTGGCTGTGACCTTCACTGGGGAGGAATGGAGACATCTGGACCTGGCCCAGAGGACCTTATACCGGGAGGTGATGCTGGAGACTTGTGGGCTCCTGGTCTCACTGG GGCATCCTGTTCCCAAACCAGAGCTGATCTACCTACTGGAGCATGGGCAAGAACTGTGGTCAGTGAACAGAGGCCTCTCCAAAAGCACCCATAcag GTGAAAAAGCAAAACCTGAGACCACAGAGCTTACTGCTTCTCAGCTGGCCTTCACTGAGGAAGCCCCTTTTGAGGAACAAGTGACACAGGGAGTCGCAAGGGATTCCAGGTTGGGGCAAGCAAGGGATCAGGAAAAACTATCAGAAATGCAGGAAGGGAGCTTGAGGACAGGAACAGACCCCCACAAGGAGACATGCACTAGGAAATTGGCCCGTAAACATGATGATTTGGAAACAGATGATCGTTTGTGTTTAACGGTTTTACAGGAGCGAGTCACTGCACAAGGTGATCTACAAGAACATGAACAAGGACTAGGAAAAGACCCTGTGATAGATGCAAGGAATAACTTGTATAAATGCAGAGAATGTGGGAAAAGATTTAGCAAGAATTGGGCCCTCGTTCGTCATCAACAGATTCATGCTGGAGTCAAGCCTTAtaaatgcagtgaatgtgggaaagcctgtCGTTATATGGCAGACTTCATTCGACATATGAGGTTGCATACTGGGGAAAAACCATACAAGTGTATTGAGTGTGAGAAGGCCTTCAAACGCAGGTCTCACCTCACAGAGCACCAGCGCATTCACACTGGAGATAAGCCCTATGAGTGCAAAGAATGTGGTAAAACTTTTACCCACCGCTCCTCTTTTAACCAGCATAATATGACTCACACTAGGGAAAAGCCTTTTTTGTGCaaagaatgtgggaaagcttTTTACTACAGCTCTTCCTTTGCTCAACACATGAGGATTCACACGGGAAAGAAACTCTatgagtgcagtgaatgtgggaaggcctttacTCACCGCTCCACTTTTATCCAGCATAATATGacccacacaggagagaaaccctttTTGTGCAAAGAATGTGGAAAAGCTTTTTGCCTCAGCTCATCCTTCACTCAACACATGAggattcacactggagagaaaccctatgagtgCAATGACTGTGGAAAGGCCTTCACTCATCGCTCTACTTTTATCCGGCACAAGAGGactcatactggagagaaaccctttgAGTgcaaggaatgtgggaaagccttttgTGACAGCTCTTCCTTAATTCAGCACCTGAGAATTCACACTGGTGAGAGGCCCTATaagtgcagtgaatgtggaaaagcctttacACACCACTCTGTTTTTATCCGACATAATAGGACCCACAGTGGAGAAAAACCTTTGGAGTGTAAACAATGTGCAAAAGCCTTCTACTACAGCTCTTCCTTTACTCGACACATGAGGATTCACACTGGCGAGAAGCCCTATGTATGCAGAGAATGTGGAAAGGCCTTTACCCAGCCTGCAAATTTTGTTCGTCATAATAGGAtccacactggagaaaaaccatatgaatGCAAAGACTGTAAGAAGGCTTTTTGTGACAACTTTGCCTTAACTCAACACATGAGAACTCACACTGGGGAGAAACCCTTTGAATGTGGTGAATGTGGAAAAACCTTTAGCCACAGTTCATCCTTCACTCACCATCGAAAAATTCACACCAGAGTTTAA
- the ZNF599 gene encoding zinc finger protein 599 isoform X1: MWDSIPGPQDHDLSQVSPALVSFKDVAVTFTGEEWRHLDLAQRTLYREVMLETCGLLVSLGHPVPKPELIYLLEHGQELWSVNRGLSKSTHTGEKAKPETTELTASQLAFTEEAPFEEQVTQGVARDSRLGQARDQEKLSEMQEGSLRTGTDPHKETCTRKLARKHDDLETDDRLCLTVLQERVTAQGDLQEHEQGLGKDPVIDARNNLYKCRECGKRFSKNWALVRHQQIHAGVKPYKCSECGKACRYMADFIRHMRLHTGEKPYKCIECEKAFKRRSHLTEHQRIHTGDKPYECKECGKTFTHRSSFNQHNMTHTREKPFLCKECGKAFYYSSSFAQHMRIHTGKKLYECSECGKAFTHRSTFIQHNMTHTGEKPFLCKECGKAFCLSSSFTQHMRIHTGEKPYECNDCGKAFTHRSTFIRHKRTHTGEKPFECKECGKAFCDSSSLIQHLRIHTGERPYKCSECGKAFTHHSVFIRHNRTHSGEKPLECKQCAKAFYYSSSFTRHMRIHTGEKPYVCRECGKAFTQPANFVRHNRIHTGEKPYECKDCKKAFCDNFALTQHMRTHTGEKPFECGECGKTFSHSSSFTHHRKIHTRV, translated from the exons atgtgggattcgatcccaggacctcaggaccacgacctgagccaggtgtcccca GCATTGGTATCATTTAAAGATGTGGCTGTGACCTTCACTGGGGAGGAATGGAGACATCTGGACCTGGCCCAGAGGACCTTATACCGGGAGGTGATGCTGGAGACTTGTGGGCTCCTGGTCTCACTGG GGCATCCTGTTCCCAAACCAGAGCTGATCTACCTACTGGAGCATGGGCAAGAACTGTGGTCAGTGAACAGAGGCCTCTCCAAAAGCACCCATAcag GTGAAAAAGCAAAACCTGAGACCACAGAGCTTACTGCTTCTCAGCTGGCCTTCACTGAGGAAGCCCCTTTTGAGGAACAAGTGACACAGGGAGTCGCAAGGGATTCCAGGTTGGGGCAAGCAAGGGATCAGGAAAAACTATCAGAAATGCAGGAAGGGAGCTTGAGGACAGGAACAGACCCCCACAAGGAGACATGCACTAGGAAATTGGCCCGTAAACATGATGATTTGGAAACAGATGATCGTTTGTGTTTAACGGTTTTACAGGAGCGAGTCACTGCACAAGGTGATCTACAAGAACATGAACAAGGACTAGGAAAAGACCCTGTGATAGATGCAAGGAATAACTTGTATAAATGCAGAGAATGTGGGAAAAGATTTAGCAAGAATTGGGCCCTCGTTCGTCATCAACAGATTCATGCTGGAGTCAAGCCTTAtaaatgcagtgaatgtgggaaagcctgtCGTTATATGGCAGACTTCATTCGACATATGAGGTTGCATACTGGGGAAAAACCATACAAGTGTATTGAGTGTGAGAAGGCCTTCAAACGCAGGTCTCACCTCACAGAGCACCAGCGCATTCACACTGGAGATAAGCCCTATGAGTGCAAAGAATGTGGTAAAACTTTTACCCACCGCTCCTCTTTTAACCAGCATAATATGACTCACACTAGGGAAAAGCCTTTTTTGTGCaaagaatgtgggaaagcttTTTACTACAGCTCTTCCTTTGCTCAACACATGAGGATTCACACGGGAAAGAAACTCTatgagtgcagtgaatgtgggaaggcctttacTCACCGCTCCACTTTTATCCAGCATAATATGacccacacaggagagaaaccctttTTGTGCAAAGAATGTGGAAAAGCTTTTTGCCTCAGCTCATCCTTCACTCAACACATGAggattcacactggagagaaaccctatgagtgCAATGACTGTGGAAAGGCCTTCACTCATCGCTCTACTTTTATCCGGCACAAGAGGactcatactggagagaaaccctttgAGTgcaaggaatgtgggaaagccttttgTGACAGCTCTTCCTTAATTCAGCACCTGAGAATTCACACTGGTGAGAGGCCCTATaagtgcagtgaatgtggaaaagcctttacACACCACTCTGTTTTTATCCGACATAATAGGACCCACAGTGGAGAAAAACCTTTGGAGTGTAAACAATGTGCAAAAGCCTTCTACTACAGCTCTTCCTTTACTCGACACATGAGGATTCACACTGGCGAGAAGCCCTATGTATGCAGAGAATGTGGAAAGGCCTTTACCCAGCCTGCAAATTTTGTTCGTCATAATAGGAtccacactggagaaaaaccatatgaatGCAAAGACTGTAAGAAGGCTTTTTGTGACAACTTTGCCTTAACTCAACACATGAGAACTCACACTGGGGAGAAACCCTTTGAATGTGGTGAATGTGGAAAAACCTTTAGCCACAGTTCATCCTTCACTCACCATCGAAAAATTCACACCAGAGTTTAA
- the ZNF599 gene encoding zinc finger protein 599 isoform X4 has translation MLETCGLLVSLGHPVPKPELIYLLEHGQELWSVNRGLSKSTHTGEKAKPETTELTASQLAFTEEAPFEEQVTQGVARDSRLGQARDQEKLSEMQEGSLRTGTDPHKETCTRKLARKHDDLETDDRLCLTVLQERVTAQGDLQEHEQGLGKDPVIDARNNLYKCRECGKRFSKNWALVRHQQIHAGVKPYKCSECGKACRYMADFIRHMRLHTGEKPYKCIECEKAFKRRSHLTEHQRIHTGDKPYECKECGKTFTHRSSFNQHNMTHTREKPFLCKECGKAFYYSSSFAQHMRIHTGKKLYECSECGKAFTHRSTFIQHNMTHTGEKPFLCKECGKAFCLSSSFTQHMRIHTGEKPYECNDCGKAFTHRSTFIRHKRTHTGEKPFECKECGKAFCDSSSLIQHLRIHTGERPYKCSECGKAFTHHSVFIRHNRTHSGEKPLECKQCAKAFYYSSSFTRHMRIHTGEKPYVCRECGKAFTQPANFVRHNRIHTGEKPYECKDCKKAFCDNFALTQHMRTHTGEKPFECGECGKTFSHSSSFTHHRKIHTRV, from the exons ATGCTGGAGACTTGTGGGCTCCTGGTCTCACTGG GGCATCCTGTTCCCAAACCAGAGCTGATCTACCTACTGGAGCATGGGCAAGAACTGTGGTCAGTGAACAGAGGCCTCTCCAAAAGCACCCATAcag GTGAAAAAGCAAAACCTGAGACCACAGAGCTTACTGCTTCTCAGCTGGCCTTCACTGAGGAAGCCCCTTTTGAGGAACAAGTGACACAGGGAGTCGCAAGGGATTCCAGGTTGGGGCAAGCAAGGGATCAGGAAAAACTATCAGAAATGCAGGAAGGGAGCTTGAGGACAGGAACAGACCCCCACAAGGAGACATGCACTAGGAAATTGGCCCGTAAACATGATGATTTGGAAACAGATGATCGTTTGTGTTTAACGGTTTTACAGGAGCGAGTCACTGCACAAGGTGATCTACAAGAACATGAACAAGGACTAGGAAAAGACCCTGTGATAGATGCAAGGAATAACTTGTATAAATGCAGAGAATGTGGGAAAAGATTTAGCAAGAATTGGGCCCTCGTTCGTCATCAACAGATTCATGCTGGAGTCAAGCCTTAtaaatgcagtgaatgtgggaaagcctgtCGTTATATGGCAGACTTCATTCGACATATGAGGTTGCATACTGGGGAAAAACCATACAAGTGTATTGAGTGTGAGAAGGCCTTCAAACGCAGGTCTCACCTCACAGAGCACCAGCGCATTCACACTGGAGATAAGCCCTATGAGTGCAAAGAATGTGGTAAAACTTTTACCCACCGCTCCTCTTTTAACCAGCATAATATGACTCACACTAGGGAAAAGCCTTTTTTGTGCaaagaatgtgggaaagcttTTTACTACAGCTCTTCCTTTGCTCAACACATGAGGATTCACACGGGAAAGAAACTCTatgagtgcagtgaatgtgggaaggcctttacTCACCGCTCCACTTTTATCCAGCATAATATGacccacacaggagagaaaccctttTTGTGCAAAGAATGTGGAAAAGCTTTTTGCCTCAGCTCATCCTTCACTCAACACATGAggattcacactggagagaaaccctatgagtgCAATGACTGTGGAAAGGCCTTCACTCATCGCTCTACTTTTATCCGGCACAAGAGGactcatactggagagaaaccctttgAGTgcaaggaatgtgggaaagccttttgTGACAGCTCTTCCTTAATTCAGCACCTGAGAATTCACACTGGTGAGAGGCCCTATaagtgcagtgaatgtggaaaagcctttacACACCACTCTGTTTTTATCCGACATAATAGGACCCACAGTGGAGAAAAACCTTTGGAGTGTAAACAATGTGCAAAAGCCTTCTACTACAGCTCTTCCTTTACTCGACACATGAGGATTCACACTGGCGAGAAGCCCTATGTATGCAGAGAATGTGGAAAGGCCTTTACCCAGCCTGCAAATTTTGTTCGTCATAATAGGAtccacactggagaaaaaccatatgaatGCAAAGACTGTAAGAAGGCTTTTTGTGACAACTTTGCCTTAACTCAACACATGAGAACTCACACTGGGGAGAAACCCTTTGAATGTGGTGAATGTGGAAAAACCTTTAGCCACAGTTCATCCTTCACTCACCATCGAAAAATTCACACCAGAGTTTAA